From a single Pseudomonas sp. A34-9 genomic region:
- a CDS encoding DMT family transporter produces MQYAFPLLAIFIWAGNTVINKLAVGAIFPAEIGFYRWLLAGLLFTPFMLKAVIAHWPQIRPNLGKIFILGVLGMAVYQSLAYFAATLTTATNMGIILSLMPLMSLAMAIISLGQRLTAGALVGAVLSFAGVLVVVSSGSLGALLQHGLNMGDAMMLIATLAYAIYSTLLKKWQLRLPPLVLLYLQVLVAIVVLFPLYAASPKTGLTLQNIPLVLYACLLASMLAPLAWMQAVQRLGPSRTTLFFNLLPLITALIAAVVLKEQLAMYHLVGGLLTLGGVILSERWTTVLGRRISVA; encoded by the coding sequence ATGCAATACGCTTTTCCGCTGCTGGCGATTTTTATCTGGGCCGGCAATACCGTGATCAACAAACTGGCGGTCGGGGCGATTTTCCCCGCCGAGATCGGTTTCTACCGCTGGCTGCTCGCCGGTTTGCTGTTCACTCCTTTCATGCTCAAAGCGGTGATCGCACACTGGCCGCAGATCCGTCCGAACCTGGGCAAGATCTTCATCCTCGGCGTACTCGGCATGGCGGTGTATCAAAGCCTCGCCTACTTCGCCGCGACCCTGACCACCGCGACCAACATGGGCATCATTCTGTCGCTGATGCCATTGATGTCGCTGGCCATGGCGATCATCAGCCTCGGCCAGCGCCTGACGGCCGGCGCGCTGGTCGGTGCAGTCTTGTCGTTTGCCGGTGTGCTGGTGGTGGTGTCGTCCGGCAGCCTCGGTGCGTTACTGCAACACGGGCTGAACATGGGTGATGCGATGATGCTGATCGCGACTTTGGCCTATGCGATCTACAGCACGCTGTTAAAGAAATGGCAGTTGCGCCTGCCGCCGCTGGTGTTGCTGTATTTGCAGGTGCTGGTGGCGATTGTCGTGTTGTTTCCGCTGTATGCCGCTTCGCCGAAGACCGGGCTGACCCTGCAGAACATTCCGCTGGTGTTGTATGCGTGCCTGTTGGCGTCGATGCTCGCACCGCTGGCGTGGATGCAGGCGGTGCAGCGTCTGGGGCCGAGCCGGACGACATTGTTCTTCAATTTGCTGCCGTTGATTACCGCGCTGATTGCGGCGGTAGTGCTGAAAGAGCAGTTGGCGATGTATCACTTGGTCGGTGGGTTGCTGACCTTGGGCGGGGTGATTCTGTCCGAACGCTGGACCACCGTGTTGGGCCGCCGGATCAGCGTTGCCTGA
- a CDS encoding helix-turn-helix transcriptional regulator gives MNSKHIDLLDFSELPSTVYFRYADFNAHEFAAPHRHPWGTLEYAAHGVLHMDVDGSRFMSPPQYAVWVPPQVEHSFYSHQPVNYRAVCLDPKVCADLPRRACTLAISDILKAILKDFAARDVKIPELDADQRLAQVLVDQLQQAPVHECYLPYASSPGLLSILETLQAQPGNNQPLAHWALQVHVSERTLARQFVRELGMSFGEWRQRLRYLAAIEALETSRSVQEIAFDLGYSSGSAFIAMFARQAGCTPEQYRRSHLEGRKV, from the coding sequence ATGAACAGTAAACACATCGATCTGCTGGATTTCAGCGAACTGCCGTCGACGGTGTACTTCCGTTACGCCGATTTCAACGCCCACGAATTCGCCGCGCCGCATCGCCATCCGTGGGGCACGCTGGAGTATGCGGCCCATGGCGTGTTGCACATGGATGTCGACGGCAGCCGCTTCATGTCGCCGCCGCAATACGCGGTGTGGGTGCCGCCGCAGGTCGAGCACAGTTTCTATAGCCATCAACCGGTCAACTATCGCGCGGTGTGTCTGGACCCCAAGGTCTGTGCCGATTTGCCCCGTCGTGCCTGCACGTTGGCGATCAGCGATATTCTTAAGGCGATTCTCAAGGACTTTGCCGCCCGCGATGTGAAAATTCCCGAACTCGACGCCGATCAGCGATTGGCGCAGGTATTGGTCGATCAACTGCAACAGGCGCCGGTGCACGAATGTTATCTGCCCTATGCGAGCAGTCCGGGTTTGCTGTCGATTCTCGAAACCTTGCAGGCGCAACCGGGTAACAATCAGCCATTGGCGCATTGGGCGCTGCAGGTGCATGTCAGCGAACGCACGCTGGCCCGGCAATTCGTCCGCGAACTGGGCATGAGTTTCGGCGAGTGGCGCCAGCGTCTGCGCTATCTCGCGGCAATCGAGGCGCTGGAGACTTCGCGCAGCGTGCAGGAAATCGCCTTCGATCTCGGTTACAGCAGCGGCTCGGCATTCATCGCCATGTTCGCGCGGCAGGCCGGGTGCACGCCGGAGCAGTATCGCCGTAGCCATCTGGAAGGCAGGAAGGTGTAA
- a CDS encoding PsiF family protein produces the protein MKMLRVPLLMIGLLLCSQGFAATAQQNKMTTCNADATAKSLKGDERKTFMSTCLKAAPAANDAKALTPQQEKMKTCNADAKTKALTGDARKTFMSDCLKKK, from the coding sequence ATGAAGATGTTGCGTGTGCCTTTGTTGATGATTGGTTTGCTCCTGTGTTCCCAGGGTTTCGCCGCCACGGCGCAACAGAACAAGATGACCACCTGCAATGCCGATGCGACCGCCAAGAGTCTGAAAGGCGATGAGCGCAAAACCTTCATGAGCACCTGCCTCAAGGCAGCGCCAGCGGCCAACGATGCCAAGGCCCTGACCCCGCAGCAGGAAAAAATGAAAACCTGCAACGCCGACGCGAAAACCAAAGCCCTGACCGGCGATGCGCGCAAGACGTTCATGAGTGATTGCCTGAAGAAAAAATAA
- a CDS encoding AI-2E family transporter, whose product MPTFSERHVVFWVSCIIIFGGLLLVLPLRLLPSLLAGLLVFELVNMLTPQLQRLIEGRRARWLAVALLGTLVVSVLALIFAGAISFLLHEAENPGASLDKFMGVVDRARGQLPPFIDAYLPASAGEFRVAIGEWLSKHLSELQLVGKDAAHMFVTLLIGMVLGAIIALQRVPDVTKRKPLAAALFDRLHLLVQAFRNIVFAQIKIALLNTFFTGIFLAVILPMFGVKLPLTKTLIVLTFLLGLLPVIGNLISNTLITIVGLSLSIWVAVAALGYLIVIHKLEYFLNARIVGGQISAKSWELLLAMLVFEAAFGLPGVVAGPIYYAYLKSELKLGGMV is encoded by the coding sequence ATGCCAACGTTTTCTGAGCGTCATGTAGTGTTCTGGGTCAGTTGCATCATCATTTTCGGCGGTCTGCTGTTGGTGCTGCCGCTGCGCTTGTTGCCGAGCCTGCTGGCCGGGCTGCTGGTGTTCGAACTGGTCAACATGCTCACCCCGCAACTGCAACGGCTGATCGAAGGGCGGCGCGCGCGTTGGCTGGCGGTGGCGTTGCTGGGTACGTTAGTGGTGAGTGTGCTGGCATTGATCTTTGCCGGGGCGATCAGTTTCCTCCTGCACGAGGCGGAAAATCCTGGTGCCTCGCTGGACAAATTCATGGGCGTGGTCGATCGCGCACGCGGTCAGTTGCCGCCGTTCATCGACGCTTATCTACCGGCCAGTGCCGGAGAATTCCGCGTAGCAATCGGCGAATGGCTGAGCAAGCATCTCTCTGAGTTGCAACTAGTCGGCAAGGATGCGGCGCACATGTTCGTGACGCTGCTGATCGGCATGGTGCTCGGTGCGATCATCGCCCTGCAGCGCGTGCCGGATGTCACCAAGCGCAAACCGCTGGCGGCGGCGCTGTTCGACCGTCTGCACCTGCTGGTTCAAGCGTTTCGCAATATCGTTTTCGCGCAGATCAAGATCGCCCTGCTCAACACCTTCTTCACCGGGATCTTCCTCGCGGTGATCCTGCCGATGTTCGGCGTGAAGCTGCCGTTGACCAAAACCCTGATCGTCCTGACCTTCCTGCTCGGTTTGCTGCCGGTCATCGGTAATCTGATTTCCAACACGCTGATCACCATCGTCGGCCTGTCGCTGTCGATCTGGGTGGCGGTGGCGGCTCTGGGTTATCTGATCGTTATCCACAAGCTCGAATACTTCCTCAACGCGCGCATTGTCGGCGGGCAGATCAGTGCCAAGTCGTGGGAGTTGCTGTTGGCGATGCTGGTGTTCGAGGCCGCGTTCGGCCTGCCGGGGGTGGTGGCGGGGCCGATTTATTACGCGTATCTGAAGAGTGAGTTGAAGCTGGGCGGGATGGTTTAA
- a CDS encoding Hsp70 family protein, which translates to MKDASPARACGIDFGTSNSTVGWLRPGMETMIALEDDKITLPSVVFFNIEERRPVYGRLALHEYLEGYEGRLMRSLKSLLGSKLIKHDTSVLGTAMPFKDLLGLFIGQLKSRAETAAGREFEQVVLGRPVFFVDDDPLADQEAEDTLVDVAKKIGFKEVSFQYEPIAAAFDYESTIEKEELVLIVDIGGGTSDFSLVRLSPERRGLDNRHDDILATGGVHIGGTDFDKQLSLQGLMPLFGYGSRMKSGAYMPTSHHMNLATWHTINSVYSQKSSLALGSMRYDIEDTGGIDRLFKLIEQRAGHWLAMEVEESKIQLTHTDSRHVPLDRIEAGLSVELTRALFESAIDALLERVRGSVTQLLNDAGVSVEQVDTVFFTGGSSGIPALRNSVSAMLPNARHVEGNIFGSIGSGLAIEARKRYGV; encoded by the coding sequence ATGAAAGACGCCTCTCCAGCCCGTGCCTGCGGCATCGACTTCGGCACGTCCAACTCCACCGTCGGCTGGCTGCGCCCCGGCATGGAAACGATGATCGCGCTGGAAGACGACAAGATCACCCTGCCGTCGGTGGTCTTCTTCAACATCGAGGAGCGCCGCCCGGTGTACGGTCGTCTGGCGCTGCACGAGTACCTGGAAGGCTACGAAGGCCGCCTGATGCGCTCGCTGAAAAGCCTGCTCGGTTCCAAGCTGATCAAGCACGACACCAGCGTGCTCGGCACGGCGATGCCGTTCAAGGACTTGCTCGGCCTGTTCATCGGCCAGTTGAAGAGCCGCGCTGAAACTGCCGCCGGTCGAGAGTTCGAACAAGTGGTGCTTGGCCGCCCGGTGTTCTTCGTCGATGACGATCCGCTGGCCGACCAGGAAGCTGAAGACACTTTGGTCGATGTGGCCAAGAAGATTGGCTTCAAGGAAGTCTCCTTCCAGTACGAGCCGATTGCGGCGGCCTTCGACTACGAGTCGACTATCGAGAAAGAAGAGCTGGTACTGATCGTCGACATCGGCGGTGGTACGTCTGACTTCTCGCTGGTGCGCCTGTCGCCAGAGCGCCGTGGTCTGGACAACCGTCACGACGACATCCTCGCCACCGGTGGCGTGCACATCGGCGGGACCGACTTCGACAAACAGCTGAGCCTGCAGGGTCTGATGCCGTTGTTCGGCTACGGCAGCCGCATGAAGAGCGGCGCCTACATGCCGACCAGCCACCACATGAACCTGGCGACCTGGCACACCATCAACTCGGTGTACTCGCAGAAATCCAGCCTGGCGCTGGGCAGCATGCGCTACGACATCGAAGACACTGGCGGCATCGATCGTCTGTTCAAATTGATCGAGCAGCGTGCCGGGCACTGGCTGGCGATGGAAGTCGAAGAGAGCAAAATCCAGCTGACCCACACCGACAGTCGCCATGTGCCGCTGGACCGCATCGAGGCCGGGCTGAGCGTGGAGCTGACCCGCGCTTTGTTTGAGTCGGCGATTGATGCCCTGCTGGAGCGAGTGCGCGGCAGTGTCACGCAACTGTTGAACGATGCGGGCGTGTCGGTGGAGCAGGTGGATACGGTGTTCTTCACCGGTGGTTCGAGCGGGATTCCGGCGCTGCGCAACAGCGTCTCGGCGATGCTGCCGAATGCGCGGCATGTTGAAGGGAATATCTTCGGCAGCATTGGTAGCGGTTTGGCGATTGAAGCCCGCAAACGCTATGGCGTTTAA
- a CDS encoding DnaJ C-terminal domain-containing protein — MDFKDYYKILGVEPTADDKAIKAAYRKLARKYHPDVSKEKDAEAKFKDASEAYEALKNGEKRAEYDELRRYGQHGQPFQGPPGWQSRGGFGGGGGDTGDFSDFFSSIFGNRGPGFGGGEGRQQRSAGRRGQDVEMELPIFLEETLANESKKVTFQVPQYNANGQHVSNTSKSLNVKIPAGVSDGERIRLKGQGAPGVGGGANGDLYLTIRFAPHPKFDVEGENLIITLPLAPWELALGAEVAVPTLTGKINLKVPAGSQNGQRMRAKGHGLKNKAGERGYLFVQLKAVMPKAADDEVKALWQELAKKAAFNPRENF; from the coding sequence ATGGACTTCAAAGACTATTACAAGATACTCGGCGTGGAGCCGACAGCCGACGACAAGGCAATCAAGGCGGCCTATCGCAAGCTGGCGCGCAAATACCACCCCGATGTCAGCAAGGAAAAAGACGCCGAGGCCAAATTCAAGGATGCCTCGGAAGCCTATGAAGCGCTGAAAAACGGCGAAAAACGCGCCGAATACGACGAACTGCGCCGCTACGGCCAGCACGGTCAGCCGTTCCAGGGGCCACCGGGCTGGCAGAGCCGTGGTGGCTTTGGCGGCGGTGGTGGCGACACCGGCGACTTCTCGGACTTCTTCAGTTCGATCTTCGGCAATCGCGGCCCCGGTTTCGGTGGCGGCGAAGGCCGGCAACAACGCAGCGCAGGGCGCCGAGGGCAAGACGTGGAAATGGAACTGCCAATCTTCCTCGAAGAGACGCTGGCGAACGAGTCGAAGAAAGTCACCTTCCAGGTGCCGCAATACAACGCCAACGGTCAGCACGTCAGCAACACCAGCAAGAGCCTGAACGTGAAAATCCCGGCGGGCGTATCCGACGGCGAGCGTATTCGCCTCAAAGGCCAGGGTGCCCCGGGCGTCGGTGGCGGGGCGAATGGTGATCTGTACCTGACCATTCGTTTCGCGCCACACCCCAAATTCGATGTAGAAGGCGAAAACCTGATCATCACGCTACCGCTGGCACCGTGGGAGCTGGCACTGGGCGCCGAAGTGGCCGTGCCGACCCTGACCGGCAAGATCAACCTCAAGGTCCCCGCCGGTAGCCAGAACGGCCAGCGCATGCGCGCCAAGGGCCATGGCCTGAAAAACAAGGCAGGCGAGCGCGGTTACCTGTTCGTCCAGCTCAAGGCCGTGATGCCGAAGGCCGCTGACGACGAGGTCAAGGCGCTGTGGCAGGAACTGGCGAAGAAAGCCGCCTTCAACCCGCGCGAGAACTTCTAA
- a CDS encoding chaperone modulator CbpM has translation MSSPLIVQLDLAEFCEAADLSDVYVIEIVEHGILEPQGAQPREWRFTDYELALAKRAAKLRRDLELEWEGVALALNLLEEVRELRAENRMLRQRLGRLVVE, from the coding sequence ATGAGCAGCCCCCTGATCGTTCAACTGGACTTGGCAGAATTCTGTGAGGCGGCCGATTTATCGGACGTCTACGTGATCGAAATTGTCGAACACGGCATCCTCGAACCTCAGGGTGCGCAGCCCCGGGAATGGCGCTTCACCGATTACGAGTTGGCGCTGGCCAAGCGGGCGGCGAAGTTGCGCCGGGATCTGGAGCTGGAGTGGGAAGGCGTCGCTCTCGCGCTGAATCTGCTGGAGGAGGTTCGCGAGTTGCGCGCCGAGAATCGCATGTTGCGCCAGCGATTGGGGCGGTTGGTGGTCGAGTAG
- the ureC gene encoding urease subunit alpha has protein sequence MKISRQAYADMFGPTVGDKVRLADTELWIEVEQDFTTYGEEVKFGGGKVIRDGQGQSQLLAAEVVDTLITNALIIDHWGIVKADIGLKDGRIAAIGKAGNPDVQPNVTIAIGAGTEVIAGEGMILTAGGIDTHIHFICPQQIEEALMSGVTTMIGGGTGPATGTNATTCTSGPWHLARMLQAADAFPMNIGLTGKGNASLPEPLIEQVKAGAIGLKLHEDWGTTPASIDNCLSVADQFDVQVAIHTDTLNESGFVETTLGAFKGRTIHTYHTEGAGGGHAPDIIKACGFPNVLPSSTNPTRPFTRNTIDEHLDMLMVCHHLDPSIAEDVAFAESRIRRETIAAEDILHDLGAFSMISSDSQAMGRVGEVITRTWQTADKMKKQRGPLPQDGAGNDNFRAKRYIAKYTINPAITHGISHEVGSVEIGKWADLVLWRPAFFGVKPTLILKGGAIAASLMGDANASIPTPQPVHYRPMFASYGGSLHATSLTFISQAAQEAGLPEALGLKKKIGVVKGCRDVQKTDLIHNDYLPNIDVDPQTYQVKADGVLLWCEPAETLPMAQRYFLF, from the coding sequence ATGAAAATTTCCCGTCAAGCCTACGCCGACATGTTCGGCCCCACCGTCGGCGACAAGGTGCGCCTGGCCGACACCGAACTGTGGATTGAAGTCGAACAAGACTTCACCACCTACGGCGAAGAAGTGAAATTCGGTGGCGGCAAAGTCATTCGCGACGGTCAGGGCCAAAGCCAGTTGCTGGCTGCCGAAGTGGTCGACACGCTGATCACCAACGCGCTGATCATCGACCACTGGGGCATCGTCAAAGCCGACATCGGCCTCAAGGACGGGCGCATCGCGGCGATCGGCAAGGCCGGTAACCCGGACGTGCAGCCGAACGTGACCATCGCCATCGGCGCCGGCACCGAAGTGATCGCCGGCGAAGGCATGATCCTCACCGCTGGCGGCATCGACACACACATCCACTTCATCTGCCCGCAGCAGATCGAAGAAGCGCTGATGAGCGGCGTTACCACCATGATCGGCGGCGGCACCGGCCCGGCCACCGGCACCAACGCCACCACCTGCACCTCCGGGCCTTGGCACCTGGCGCGCATGCTCCAGGCCGCTGACGCGTTCCCGATGAACATCGGCCTCACCGGCAAAGGCAACGCCAGCCTGCCGGAGCCGCTGATCGAGCAGGTCAAGGCCGGCGCCATCGGCCTCAAGTTGCACGAAGACTGGGGCACCACGCCGGCGAGCATCGACAACTGCCTGAGCGTCGCCGATCAGTTCGACGTGCAGGTGGCGATCCACACCGACACCCTCAACGAATCCGGTTTCGTCGAAACCACCCTCGGCGCGTTCAAGGGCCGCACGATTCACACCTATCACACCGAAGGTGCCGGTGGCGGTCATGCGCCGGACATTATCAAGGCCTGCGGTTTCCCCAACGTATTGCCGAGCTCGACCAACCCGACCCGGCCGTTCACCCGCAACACCATCGACGAACACCTCGATATGTTGATGGTCTGCCACCACCTCGACCCGAGCATCGCCGAAGACGTCGCGTTCGCCGAAAGCCGCATCCGCCGCGAAACGATTGCCGCCGAAGACATCCTTCACGATCTCGGCGCGTTCTCGATGATCAGCTCCGACAGCCAGGCCATGGGCCGCGTCGGCGAAGTCATCACGCGCACCTGGCAGACCGCCGACAAGATGAAAAAACAGCGCGGCCCGCTGCCGCAGGATGGCGCAGGCAACGACAACTTCCGCGCCAAACGCTACATCGCCAAGTACACGATCAACCCGGCGATCACCCATGGCATCAGCCACGAAGTCGGTTCGGTGGAAATCGGCAAGTGGGCCGATCTGGTGCTCTGGCGCCCAGCGTTTTTCGGGGTGAAACCGACGCTGATTCTCAAGGGTGGCGCAATCGCCGCAAGCCTGATGGGCGACGCCAACGCTTCGATTCCGACACCGCAACCAGTGCATTACCGCCCGATGTTCGCCAGCTATGGCGGCTCGTTGCACGCCACCAGCCTGACCTTTATCAGCCAGGCCGCGCAGGAAGCCGGGTTGCCAGAGGCGTTGGGTCTGAAGAAAAAAATCGGCGTGGTCAAAGGTTGCCGCGACGTGCAGAAAACCGACCTGATCCACAACGACTATCTGCCAAATATCGATGTCGATCCGCAGACGTATCAGGTCAAGGCTGACGGTGTGTTGCTGTGGTGTGAGCCGGCGGAAACATTGCCGATGGCACAGCGCTACTTTCTGTTTTGA
- a CDS encoding urease subunit beta has translation MIPGEYQIQPGDIELNVGRRTVSLKVANSGDRPIQVGSHYHFFETNDALTFDRAASRGMRLNIPAGTAVRFEPGQSREVELVDYAGQRRVFGFAGRVMGDL, from the coding sequence ATGATTCCTGGCGAGTACCAGATCCAGCCCGGCGACATCGAACTCAACGTCGGCCGACGCACCGTCAGCCTGAAAGTCGCCAACAGCGGCGACCGGCCAATTCAGGTCGGCTCGCACTATCACTTTTTTGAAACCAACGACGCGCTGACCTTTGATCGCGCGGCCAGCCGCGGCATGCGCCTGAACATTCCGGCCGGCACCGCCGTGCGTTTTGAGCCGGGGCAGAGCCGCGAGGTTGAACTGGTGGATTACGCCGGGCAGCGGCGGGTGTTCGGGTTTGCCGGGCGGGTTATGGGTGATCTCTGA
- a CDS encoding GNAT family N-acetyltransferase, producing MNAAQLRRVNAESFAHYRQGLIDLLLDAVGYGASVGFMADLDAAQARAYFDEVQDNVNKGSVLLWVVVKDEQVLASVQLGLCQKANGLNRAEVQKLLVREHARRRGLGQQLMSALELEAPKHKRGMLYLDTEAGSPAEDFYKALGYTRAGQIPDYACDPNGNYRPTALYYKILQGAQ from the coding sequence ATGAACGCCGCCCAACTGCGCCGCGTCAATGCTGAAAGTTTTGCGCATTACCGTCAGGGTCTGATCGATTTGCTGCTCGATGCCGTGGGTTACGGCGCCAGCGTCGGCTTCATGGCCGACCTCGATGCGGCGCAGGCGCGTGCGTATTTCGATGAGGTTCAGGACAACGTCAACAAGGGCAGCGTGCTGCTCTGGGTGGTGGTCAAGGACGAGCAGGTGCTGGCCAGTGTGCAACTGGGCCTGTGCCAGAAGGCCAACGGCCTCAATCGCGCCGAGGTGCAAAAACTGCTGGTGCGCGAACACGCACGGCGGCGCGGCCTCGGCCAGCAACTGATGAGTGCGCTGGAACTCGAAGCGCCCAAACACAAGCGCGGCATGCTTTACCTCGACACCGAGGCCGGCTCGCCCGCCGAAGATTTCTACAAGGCGCTGGGTTACACCCGCGCGGGTCAGATTCCTGATTACGCCTGCGACCCGAACGGTAACTATCGGCCGACCGCCCTCTATTACAAGATTCTGCAAGGAGCCCAGTGA
- a CDS encoding GNAT family N-acetyltransferase codes for MTYSIRDALHADLPAIRDIYNDAVLNTTAIWNEQAVDLGNRQAWFSARQAQAYPILVIVNADNSVLGYASFGDWRPFDGFRHTVEHSVYVRSDQRGNGLGPQLMSVLIERAKACDKHVMVAAIESGNAASIRLHERAGFITTGQMPQVGTKFGRWLDLTFMQLTLNPGAEPPDANKE; via the coding sequence ATGACCTACTCCATTCGCGATGCTCTACATGCCGACCTGCCGGCGATCCGTGACATCTACAACGACGCCGTGCTCAACACCACGGCGATCTGGAATGAACAAGCCGTCGACCTCGGCAACCGTCAGGCGTGGTTCAGCGCCCGTCAGGCTCAGGCCTATCCGATTCTGGTAATCGTCAACGCCGACAACAGCGTGCTCGGCTACGCTTCATTCGGTGACTGGCGGCCGTTCGACGGCTTTCGCCACACCGTCGAGCACTCGGTTTATGTGCGCAGCGACCAGCGCGGCAATGGCCTTGGCCCGCAATTGATGAGCGTGTTGATCGAGCGGGCGAAGGCCTGCGACAAACATGTGATGGTCGCCGCCATTGAGAGTGGCAACGCCGCTTCGATCCGCCTGCACGAACGCGCCGGTTTCATCACCACCGGGCAGATGCCGCAGGTCGGCACCAAATTCGGCCGCTGGCTCGACCTGACCTTCATGCAACTGACCCTCAACCCTGGCGCGGAGCCGCCTGACGCCAACAAGGAGTGA
- the ureA gene encoding urease subunit gamma, translating into MDLTPREKDKLLIFTAGLVAERRLARGVKLNYPEAMAYISAALLEGARDGQTVAELMHFGTTLLSREQVMEGIPEMIPEIQVEATFPDGTKLVTVHQPIV; encoded by the coding sequence ATGGACCTGACCCCACGCGAAAAAGACAAGCTGCTGATCTTCACCGCCGGCCTCGTCGCCGAGCGGCGTCTGGCCCGCGGCGTGAAACTCAATTACCCGGAAGCCATGGCCTACATCTCCGCCGCGCTGCTCGAAGGCGCGCGTGACGGCCAGACCGTGGCCGAACTGATGCACTTCGGCACCACCCTGCTCAGCCGCGAGCAAGTGATGGAAGGCATCCCGGAAATGATCCCGGAGATCCAGGTCGAAGCGACGTTCCCCGACGGCACGAAACTGGTCACCGTCCACCAACCGATCGTCTGA
- a CDS encoding urease accessory protein UreD — protein MNSTVSPALFTPSWHAELELAYARFGDCTRPVMRRHLGPLRVQKHLYAEGPEVCQHIIVHPPGGIAGGDRLDINVCVEQHAWAQITSPGAAKWYRAGGPAYQKLDLKVAAGATLEWLPQETIVYSAAQAELSTSIDLQGDARLFYWDVVALGRPASGERFDRGHFQAHLDIRRDGRLLWHERQRIVGDDGLLDSPIGLDGHPVFATLLVTGEIDAELLERCRSLNHEVRGDLTQLPGLLVARCLASEALLARAWLIDLWRLLRPALLGREARPPRIWST, from the coding sequence ATGAATTCGACTGTTTCACCTGCCCTGTTTACCCCGAGCTGGCACGCCGAGCTGGAACTCGCTTACGCGCGTTTCGGCGACTGCACGCGTCCGGTGATGCGCCGCCATCTCGGTCCGTTGCGCGTGCAAAAGCACCTGTACGCCGAAGGCCCCGAGGTCTGCCAGCACATCATCGTCCACCCGCCGGGCGGCATTGCCGGCGGTGATCGTCTCGACATCAACGTGTGCGTCGAGCAACACGCCTGGGCGCAGATCACCAGCCCAGGCGCGGCCAAGTGGTATCGCGCAGGCGGGCCGGCCTACCAGAAGCTCGACTTGAAAGTGGCTGCCGGAGCGACGCTCGAATGGCTGCCGCAGGAAACCATCGTCTACAGCGCCGCCCAGGCTGAGCTAAGCACTTCGATTGATCTGCAGGGGGATGCGCGGCTGTTTTACTGGGACGTGGTGGCGTTGGGTCGCCCGGCCAGTGGCGAGCGTTTTGATCGCGGACATTTTCAGGCGCATCTGGATATTCGTCGCGACGGCCGATTGCTCTGGCATGAACGTCAGCGCATTGTCGGCGACGACGGTTTGCTTGATTCGCCAATCGGGCTGGATGGCCATCCGGTGTTTGCGACGCTGCTGGTTACCGGGGAAATCGATGCCGAGCTGCTGGAGCGTTGCCGCTCGCTGAATCACGAAGTACGCGGCGATCTGACCCAGTTACCGGGGTTGCTGGTCGCCCGATGCCTGGCCAGTGAAGCGTTGCTCGCTCGTGCTTGGCTCATCGATTTATGGCGATTGCTAAGACCCGCCCTGCTAGGACGAGAAGCCCGACCACCACGAATTTGGAGTACCTGA
- the urtE gene encoding urea ABC transporter ATP-binding subunit UrtE — protein MLQVDKLHQYYGGSHILRGLSFDVKVGEVTCLLGRNGVGKTTLLKCLMGLLPAKEGAVNWEGKPITSFKPHQRVHAGIAYVPQGREIFGRLTVEENLLMGLSRFPGNEAKEVPSFIYELFPVLLQMKQRRGGDLSGGQQQQLAIGRALASRPRLLILDEPTEGIQPSVIKEIGAVIKKLAARGDMAILLVEQFYDFAAELADQYLVMSRGEIVQQGRGENMEAEGVRGLVTI, from the coding sequence ATGCTGCAAGTCGACAAGCTGCACCAGTACTACGGCGGTAGCCACATCCTGCGCGGCCTTTCGTTCGACGTGAAAGTCGGTGAAGTCACCTGCCTGCTCGGCCGTAACGGCGTCGGCAAAACCACCCTGCTCAAATGCCTGATGGGCCTGCTGCCGGCCAAGGAAGGCGCGGTGAACTGGGAAGGCAAACCGATCACCAGCTTCAAGCCACACCAGCGCGTTCACGCCGGAATTGCCTACGTGCCGCAAGGCCGGGAAATCTTCGGACGGCTGACCGTGGAAGAAAATCTGTTGATGGGTTTGTCACGGTTTCCCGGCAATGAGGCCAAAGAAGTGCCAAGTTTCATCTACGAATTGTTCCCGGTGCTGCTACAAATGAAGCAGCGTCGCGGCGGTGATCTCTCCGGTGGTCAGCAGCAACAGCTGGCGATTGGCCGCGCACTGGCCAGCCGCCCGCGTTTATTGATCCTCGACGAGCCCACCGAAGGCATTCAGCCCTCGGTGATCAAGGAGATCGGCGCAGTGATCAAGAAACTCGCGGCGCGCGGTGACATGGCGATTCTGCTGGTCGAGCAGTTCTACGATTTCGCCGCAGAGCTGGCCGATCAATACCTGGTGATGTCCCGGGGCGAGATCGTCCAGCAGGGTCGCGGTGAAAATATGGAGGCCGAAGGTGTACGCGGGCTGGTAACGATCTAG